The Papio anubis isolate 15944 chromosome 5, Panubis1.0, whole genome shotgun sequence genome has a segment encoding these proteins:
- the LOC101016418 gene encoding iron-sulfur cluster assembly 1 homolog, mitochondrial, whose protein sequence is MSASLVRATVRAVSRRKLQPTRAALTLTPSAVNKIKQLLKDKPEHVGVKVGVRTRGCNGLSYTLEYTKTKGDSDEEVIQDGVRVFIEKKAQLTLLGTEMDYVEDKLSSEFVFNNPNIKGTCSCGESFNI, encoded by the coding sequence ATGTCGGCTTCCTTAGTCCGGGCAACTGTCCGGGCTGTGAGCAGGAGGAAGCTGCAGCCCACCCGGGCAGCCCTCACTCTGACACCTTCAGCAGTAAACAAGATAAAACAACTTCTTAAAGATAAGCCTGAGCATGTAGGTGTAAAAGTTGGTGTCCGAACCAGGGGCTGTAACGGCCTTTCTTATACGCTAGAATATACAAAGACAAAAGGAGATTCTGATGAAGAagttattcaagatggagtcagaGTATTCATCGAAAAGAAAGCACAGCTAACACTTTTAGGAACAGAAATGGACTATGTTGAAGACAAATTATCCAGTGAGTTTGTGTTCAATAACCCAAACATCAAAGGGACTTGTAGCTGTGGAGAAAGCTTTAATATTTGA